The DNA sequence AAATTTCATACATATTCCAAATTATTGCCTTTTTAGAGTGGACTCATTATTTTTTAAAGATTTATTTATTTCTTCGAGTCTTTCAATTAAATTTTCTGAAACATCTGATTTCAAAAATTTTACTCTGCTGCAATAAATCAAATGACTTTGAGTTTCGGTTACCGAGCCGCGAGCATAATAATAGAAATTTATTTTATCTTTGTTATGAAAGCGTCCGAATCCTTCAGCAATATTTGCTGAAATACTTAGAGCAGACCTGCGAATTTGAGAAGTTAGACTGTAATCTTCTTTCTTGAGAATAGATTCTGTGAGTTCATAAATTTCTACTGCTAAATCCATACTCAATTTCCAAATCGACATTTCCTTAAAACTTTTATACATCCTTCCTTCTCGAACTTAACCTTGATCCTCGACCTTATCTATCATCTCACCACTTCTTAATTTTGTGCGATAAGCCAAAATAGTTTTATCCATTTCTTCTAATGTTCCCAGAATTTCGCGTTCTTTATCCGTTGTATCGATCACTTTATGGATTCCCCCGTTTTTTATCACGATTCGTCGGTCACCCAGCAAAGCTAAAATCGGATCGTGTGTTGCCATCAATACAACTTTGTCTTCCGACAGCAAAAGATTCAAAGCACGTTTTCTGTCAATACCGGCGTTCTCGATCTCGTCTATTAAAATAATCGGTGACTTGCTTAAAATTGCTGTATCTGCGATCATCAAAGCTCGTGATTGTCCACCGCTCAAACTTGTGATCGGAGTATCGGGAGCAAATTTTTCACCTGCAAGATCATTTGCTTTTTCTATAATCCTGCGAATGACATCTTCTTTGTTTTCCACCAAACGGCTTTCTGCGTGCAATTCCACAAATTC is a window from the Candidatus Cloacimonadota bacterium genome containing:
- a CDS encoding four helix bundle protein — its product is MYKSFKEMSIWKLSMDLAVEIYELTESILKKEDYSLTSQIRRSALSISANIAEGFGRFHNKDKINFYYYARGSVTETQSHLIYCSRVKFLKSDVSENLIERLEEINKSLKNNESTLKRQ